In a genomic window of Zingiber officinale cultivar Zhangliang chromosome 9B, Zo_v1.1, whole genome shotgun sequence:
- the LOC122023662 gene encoding fatty acid desaturase DES2-like: protein MASYHWRAEAGWPHAGKAEEEPGAGYKLEARTSEGVHRVKRRSNKKEKEEEREVGRRSSSPRRGGFFKSPSPPPLHPRLIFLSAGMGAGGRMTVQEQEEAKEATLRSGAGDKPLHRAPIEKPPFTLGQIKKAIPPHCFQRSVLRSFSYVVYDLILSGTFLYFALAVVPQLPTALAVFSWPLYWAAQGCVLTGVWVIAHECGHHAFSDYSLLDDVVGLVLHSALLVPYFSWKYSHRRHHSNTGSMERDEVFVPKQKTALPLYAKYINNPPGRLLSLAVTLTLGWPLYLAFNVSGRAYPRFACHFDPYGPIYSDRERAQIFVSDAGLLIAAITIFRVAATYGGFWWLVRVYGVPLLIVNAWLVIITYLQHTHPALPHYDSTEWDWLRGALATVDRDYGILNRVFHSITDTHVAHHLFSTMPHYHAMEATKAIKPVLGEYYQFDGTPLLKAMWREARECIYVEADAGKRKGVFWYRKEI, encoded by the exons ATGGCTTCGTACCATTGGCGGGCTGAAGCGGGATGGCCCCACGCAGGGAAGGCCGAAGAGGAACCCGGCGCCGGCTATAAATTGGAAGCAAGAACTAGCGAAGGAGTCCACCGGGTAAAGCGGCGATCGAataagaaggagaaggaggaggagagagaGGTGGGAAGGAGATCGAGTAGTCCacgaagaggaggcttcttcaaatctccatctcctcctcctcttcatccACGCCTCATCTTTCTCAG CGCGGGCATGGGCGCAGGCGGACGCATGACGGTCCAGGAGCAGGAGGAGGCCAAGGAGGCAACCCTCCGCTCCGGTGCCGGCGACAAGCCCCTCCACCGTGCCCCCATCGAAAAGCCACCCTTCACTCTTGGCCAAATCAAAAAAGCCATTCCGCCGCACTGCTTCCAGCGCTCCGTCCTCCGCTCCTTCTCCTACGTCGTGTACGACCTGATCCTCTCAGGAACCTTTCTCTACTTCGCCCTCGCCGTCGTTCCCCAGCTCCCGACGGCACTCGCCGTCTTCTCGTGGCCGTTGTACTGGGCCGCCCAGGGCTGCGTGCTTACGGGCGTCTGGGTCATCGCCCACGAGTGCGGCCACCATGCTTTCTCCGACTACTCCCTCCTCGACGACGTCGTCGGCCTTGTCCTCCACTCCGCCCTCCTGGTCCCCTATTTCTCCTGGAAGTACAGCCACCGCCGCCATCACTCCAACACTGGCTCCATGGAACGCGACGAGGTGTTCGTCCCTAAGCAGAAGACTGCCCTCCCCTTGTACGCCAAGTACATCAACAACCCGCCCGGCCGTCTCCTCAGCCTGGCTGTCACCCTCACCCTCGGCTGGCCGCTCTACCTGGCTTTCAACGTCTCCGGCCGAGCTTACCCCCGCTTCGCCTGCCACTTCGACCCCTACGGCCCCATCTACTCCGACCGCGAGCGCGCGCAGATCTTCGTCTCCGACGCCGGCCTCCTCATCGCCGCCATTACTATCTTCCGCGTTGCCGCCACCTACGGCGGCTTCTGGTGGCTCGTCCGCGTCTACGGCGTGCCGCTCCTCATCGTCAACGCCTGGCTCGTCATCATCACCTACCTGCAGCACACTCACCCCGCGCTCCCCCACTACGACAGCACCGAGTGGGACTGGCTCCGTGGCGCCCTCGCCACCGTCGACCGCGACTACGGCATCCTCAACCGGGTCTTCCACAGCATCACCGACACCCACGTCGCCCACCACCTCTTCTCCACAATGCCCCACTACCACGCGATGGAGGCGACCAAGGCCATCAAGCCGGTGTTGGGCGAGTACTACCAGTTCGACGGCACGCCTCTGCTGAAGGCGATGTGGAGGGAGGCGCGGGAGTGCATTTACGTCGAGGCCGACGCCGGCAAGCGGAAGGGCGTCTTCTGGTACCGAAAGGAAATTTAG